A region from the Sorex araneus isolate mSorAra2 chromosome 6, mSorAra2.pri, whole genome shotgun sequence genome encodes:
- the TIGD6 gene encoding LOW QUALITY PROTEIN: tigger transposable element-derived protein 6 (The sequence of the model RefSeq protein was modified relative to this genomic sequence to represent the inferred CDS: inserted 3 bases in 2 codons; deleted 3 bases in 3 codons; substituted 5 bases at 5 genomic stop codons) — translation MANVGNKKHWQFSLEEKIKVVGAGNSGKKKGHVGEEFGFTPILSPFLKDPVKGLERXHKTSVGSQQSRMRNALCDDTTKALFAWFQELYAXKSSVTGSAIQKKTLSLANMFDYDNFQASVGYFNLPRAHHGIASEPVCRGDSDKLITGLGIDKANEWQAXEIIKLTXNPDDIFTTDKPGLLLQHMLTTKGVHCGGGKEAKQLLTALLCSNASGTKETRPLTVGKSANPHCLRNVQALPCDFXADQGACMTQELFNKRLMQVDAGMKQTESWIPLLTGNCPLHRLPGPGRIRGGHLPANSTVILQPLNLGVVHNRTVLYRSLLPNLLNPNSSEGKGNVSIKLAAAMTAAARXXAGKCWPKAGIVPVDMSDPSTGAKARELDTTIKKLGHSVAFNGCVLNQINFQDLVTAADDFEPSGHVAGKNTDEAGWKDAGEEASLPQQPKVTISEAVSSVQKIGYFLYSCVVVPDAIFGHLNSINEYLMKIMAQTLVDTKMIDFLQRKRYRN, via the exons ATGGCTAACGTGGGGAACAAGAAACACTGGCAATTCTCcctggaagagaaaataaaagttgtgGGAGCGGGAAACTCAGGCAAGAAGAAAGGCCACGTAGGGGAAGAATTCGGTTTCACTCCTATTTTGTCTCCGTTCTTAAAAGATCCTGtcaagggtctggagcgatagcaca AGACATCTGTGGGATCCCAGCAGTCAAGAATGAGGAATGCACTCTGTGATGACACTACTAAGGCTCTTTTTGCTTGGTTTCAAGAATTGTATGC TAAAAGTTCTGTGACTGGCTCTGCTATTCAAAAGAAAACACTCAGCTTGGCCAATATGTTTGACTATGACAATTTCCAGGCTAGTGTGGGCTACTTCAACCTACCTAGGGCTCATCATGGAATTGCCTCAGAACCAGTctgtagaggg GATAGTGACAAGTTAATAACTGGGCTGGGAATAGATAAGGCTAATGAGTGGCAAGCCTAGGAAATTATAAAGCTGA AGAACCCAGATGATATCTTTACCACTGAtaagccgggg TTGCTTCTCCAGCACATGCTTACTACTAAAGGAGTCCATTGTGGAGGGGGCAAGGAAGCAAAGCAATTGTTGACAGCACTCCTTTGTTCCAATGCGTCAGGGACTAAAGAAACGAGACCATTGACCGTT GGTAAGTCAGCCAACCCTCACTGTCTCAGGAATGTCCAGGCCCTGCCTTGTGATTTCTGAGCTGACCAGGGGGCCTGCATGACCCAGGAGCTGTTCAACAAGAGGCTGATGCAAGTGGATGCCGGGATGAAGCAGACAGAAAGCTGGATCCCCCTGCTGACGGGCAACTGCCCCCTCCACAGGCTGCCAGGACCAGGAAGGATTCGAGGGGGGCATCTGCCTGCAAACTCCACTGTGATTCTGCAGCCCCTGAATCTTGGCGTCGTTCACAACAGGACAGTGCTGTACAGGAGCCTCCTCCCAAACCTCCTCAACCCCAACAGCAGTGAGGGCAAAGGAAACGTCAGCATCAAGCTAGCTGCAGCCATGACTGCTGCAGCCCGATAGTAGGCGGGGAAGTGCTGGCCAAAGGCAGGCATTGTCCCTGTGGATATGTCAGATCCTAGCACAGGAGCAAAAGCCCGTGAACTGGATACCACCATTAAAAAGTTGGGGCACTCGGTGGCTTTTAATGGCTGTGTCCTA AATCAAATCAATTTCCAGGATCTTGTCACTGCTGCtgatgacttt GAGCCTTCAGGGCATGTGGCTGGCAAAAACACTGATGAAGCTGGATGGAAAGATGCAGGGGAGGAGGCCTCTTTaccccagcagccaaaagtcACCATCTCAGAGGCCGTCTCAAGTGTACAGAAGATTGGGTACTTCCTTTACTCATGTGTAGTTGTTCCAGATGCCATTTTTGGACACCTAAATAGTATAAATGAATACTTAATGAAGATAATGGCACAA ACTCTTGTTGATACCAAAATGATagattttcttcaaagaaaaagatataGGAATTAA